DNA sequence from the Diorhabda sublineata isolate icDioSubl1.1 chromosome 6, icDioSubl1.1, whole genome shotgun sequence genome:
AATTTATCTTTAAGATTGATTGACCAGAAAACTGTGGTTTTTATGGACAAAATTAAATCTAGTGTATCGAGaggttgaaaataatatttacactATAACGATTTTTATTTAACCTTTTCTGCCATTAGTATCATCGACAACATCATATTGAAATACACAATTAAAGAAGCAACACGATACTTGAACAAATAGGAGATTAGGTGTAGCTACGTACATATATGTCATAGAAACTGCAGATATAATTATGGGTTTGCTGATATAAGACAATACTAAAACACGTAAAAGGAGGCTGATAGATGAAGATAATACAACAACAAGTAAAGCTATTATCGTATTTATCGTCTGAACTTTGCCAACTTTTCTCTGTCaaacttatattatttatccGAAGCAACTGCTTATGATGAATAGAATTTGCGGTTATTGCTAAGAAAATTCTGATGATTATTATAgctttagttttaaataatttgaataaacaattaATTCTTAATCGAATATTCTTAGGGACCTTCTCATATTGTCACAGAAGcaataattggaaatatattgTGTATAAATTAGAAACTCAAACGAAAAGAAACGGAAATATACGAAATTCAATATCTGTAgtacatttttcaattcaaaattaatatatgctacgtttccagactttccaataAAGAATACAAACTACGTTGAAAGGGGGGTGAAAATGAATTTGTAGAGGAAGAGTGCGCGTGACAGTTACACAAAGAAatgcaatatatttttattcaaaaggACTTGTCCCGTAACGGTATAGATGGCTTCTATAAATGATAGCCTTTTTCGATATAATCCTCAAAAAATCTATATACATCAGCAGTTATCAGAGATATTAAATTGAAactctattgaaaaaatttgatgcaaattcaaccaaataaaatacgaaataaaaaaatatatcaaagagATTTCTTGTTTTGAAATATCCAATAAGTTGAATTACTTGATGATCGAATTTATTTAAACGAGATATAGTTTCCTTTTTGTAATTTACTCACAGACAGACTTACAGACACGGACTTACTCACTTATCACTGAACAAACTAGAGTCCCCAATCGACATATGATatgatattttccatttcttggATGGCGAGAGTATAGTTTGCTTATTTCTTGATATGAAATGTGCTTATGACTGTGTGGATATTAATTCCACAATTATATTATTGTACGGTCTCAAAATTGTTCTTCGCAGATTGCCTCGGAGATCTTTATTGAGtcatttatcatttaatatatattctgtCGATTCACAAACACGGTTTTCAAATACAAGATACATACATACAGTTTGCAGATGATATCTGTATATAATCCATCCAGAATACATACGCTGATTAggtttagattttgaaaaatgtgatgCGAACTAAAGAAACTGATACAACCATCAAAAAAtggttaaatatgttttttttaaacatagacATCACACGTCGGAGATCAAAGCTTTGTGTGGACGAACATTTTTGGTTATTATACTTGATAGTAAATTATTACGGTCCAAGGTATATGataaacaaatatgaaaaaagatatTAGACTGACTGAAAAATTCTGTGACTTATAGACAAATCATTCTCTATCACACTCACTCAATCAGGATCTAAATAAGACTTAACGTAAACGcatttcatttttctaatttttatatatcaaaaatatttgtttacatCTTTTATTGTCAAATAAATGGAGGTTTCGCTGAGAATTTTTGTACCTTAGGTAAAATTTGTGATTAGTGTTGTTTTCCACAAGTCCTTTACCATATATTGTAAAGAAAAACCTGGATTTGACTCCATCACCGGAAAAATTCTGAAGCAACATTCACGCAAAGCTATAGTTAAATTAAATGACCTTCATTCAGATTAATATACGTACATAAGCTATGAAAAGATGAAATAGATGAAAAGAACGTTACCCTGTCAGGAGAAAAACTctcaattatttatcaatatcatAGAATCACAAACGGAATCGAAGAATCCCAGAGGAACACAAAATGTGCACTACCACTTTCTTAGACGTGGTCCAGTACTTTGATGAAATTTAGTATAAGGGTCTTAATTACAACTTAAGTATGTTCCTATGACGCCAATATTCAGTATTACTAGAATTTCATATATCGGACAGATATTTTAGAAAGCAGGACAAAGTCTCCAGCAGAAATTAAGGCAAGAGTACAACAGAGTATAGTACCAAGACGTGGTTTCTGCTTAATATTCACAAGTGATATACCAAATCTCGAATGCAGTTGCAACGTTTGCTGATGATACTGATATTTTGATCATTAGAAAAAATCATGAAGAAGTAAATGGGAAATTACAACCAAAACAAAAATCTGTTCGTGTTAACTTTATTAACAAacgaaaccaaaatattttagtaacaAATTCATTATACTAAAAATGTATAGTATTTTGAAATGACACTTGACACTAGACTTCGCTGGAAAGTCCAcgttaaaaacaaaacactaaaagtttgaaataaaatatgaaaaaatgtactGACTTCAAGGAAGAAACCTCAAATTGTCCACACACGACAAACTGCTTCTCTATAATCAGTTATCGAAGCTGGTATGGACATATGGTATACAGCATTGAGGCTGTGCCAGTAAAGAAACATTCAAGTGATAGAAAGTTCCCACAATTGTGAACGAACATCGTTGATACACCCTGGTACTGCAGTAGCCAATTAAAGCCAAATTTGTCAATAGTTATGAGCAACGCATACGCAGTACAACTTGCGGAGAACAGCATCGCAGTGGTagaccaaatgagatgacgacACCAGAAATGCTGAAagaaaaatctacaaaacgATACTGGATGATGGTCGACtggaagtgcgcgagctagcagacaaaGTAGGCGTTTTGAAAATTGCGgtacatcgtatattaactgaaaatttggacatgagaaagctgtgcccAAAATAGGTACCGCGGCTGTTCAGAATGGagcaaaaacagcgtcgtgaagatgtttccatcaagtGTTTCACAGATATGAAGACTAATTTTtacgccgtttcataaccatggatgaaacttgggtccatcacttcactcgaAACAAAATAACGATCTAAACaaggactgaaaagggagaacagGCTCCAAAGAAAcaaagaccgtttcatctgcatgcaaggtcatggcgtcggtttgtAGAGATGCGcatagaataattttaattgattatcttgaaaaaggaaaaactatcaacggcgagtattatgcgaacgtattgcaacgtttgagcgaagaaatcaagcaaaagaaagaaagtgttgtttcgtCAAGACAATGCTCACACATTCGTTAATGCTACCTCATgcatttattttctgtttccagactttaaAAAAGTGAgtgttttcttaaaaaaaaaaatttgctacAAGGATGCAGCTTTCATGATGTAACGAGTACGAAATAGTCTTAGATATTGACCAAACCATTTAAAATTTGTGTTCGTTAGTTGGTAAgtgaatatatataatattttcacttctacacttaaaataaaatttgtgcgTCACTATTTCTATCAGTCAATacctgtaaataattttatgcaTGTAATGAAACGCTACTTTCTAAACCGTTTACTGATAGTCTAAATTATTGTATTCATAAAAGTCTATCACGTGTTGTCTACTTACTGTCTGCTGCAATAATCACGGGAATATTCGGCAGGTGTTCCATAATATCTCGAggaatttcatttgaaataaaatccaATTCTAACACCTTTACAGGATGCCTTACAAGGTGCTTGTTTCTTTTCACGTTGCTTTCAATCACTTTAAGAATATTCCCTTTGTCAATATCTGCAAAAAAACTCGCAAATGACGTTCGTAGTTCGTAAACAAACATGTAACTAACCAACTTAGGAATACGTGCACTGCTAACAATATAgtaattttatggaaataaatttttaatctgttattaaatgaataaatgatcatattttttattacgacTTAATCATAACTCAAGTAATTGGGCGCCATATATATATGACCTTTCTTTTAGACTAATTTATAGTCAATTTTCTCACggatttttctgttttgttctcTATATGATCTTCACGTTCTCTTTATAACCTActgaaatgaattaaaattatttgaagagCTCACCTGTACAAATAACGGGGAAAAACATTGAAGTTATAATACTAGTAAATCCAACGCCCGAACCTAATTCTAAGATAATGGAACCTTCAGGaatgtttttataattgtatatcATCCAATCCGCTAGTAACAGTGCACCTCTCCATACTTGCAATCCAACTAAATCAAGAATTGTACTACTTTTGtgttctaaaaaatatataagaatagcaTAGACAGTAGAGACTTGATAATCCAAACTACCAAAACAACAACTCCCGTTAGGACTATCCGATCGGTAAAAATGAAATGCAAGcttctttcgaaaaaaattatttatgctTATTAAATCACAAAATACGTTAGGAGTCAACTTATTATTcgcaatataatttattttggtctGAAGGTTTCTATTTACTGACGAAGAAAAGGCTTTGTCCCTAAAGTTACGCAGCTCCATTATTTCGAATAAAGAAAGTTCAACACAACACAGAGTATTCTGCGTtgctataatatataaaattgggacattttatttatttcaacaataccttatgtatttattttttagccTATACTTAATAAATGCATGTTTTATTGCACCACTCtgtatttcataatttattatttaccaGCACAGAACAGATGATTGAATTTAAATGTACTGATCCACGCACGATTTTCCGACGCACAATAGCAGGCCTGGAGAGtctgaattgaaaaaaaggagAGTTCAGAatatgaatttgtaaaattcagtacgaaatatgtaaaaaattagtttcgGCTATTTATGCTTCATGTGCCGTTGTGTCCCGTCTTACAATAATCGTTATCCCGgctttactaatattttttataaaatgtcgaGCCAAACACCTTATGATATTTTCTAatcataaatcatttttctatacaactgaaattggaaatttttttcaaattggatATCGAGAATCAAAAATTGTACCGATTTCTATGTATTGTGCTGTCGATGTTCGGGATTTCTTTCTAGGTACATTTAAATCTCCATCTGCATCAACCGTCACCGTCGACACCATCAAATCTTCAGATGATCGAAGTGTTTGTTCAGGCaggataaaattgaatttcgaaaCAACGTCTGTAAATAGAAATACAGGATTAGAGTAAACAGCATTTGTAGGAAGTGAAATAAGAAgtttacagttatttttaatcagaTTTCATTTGGAAATATGGAAACATATAATTCACCGTTCTGACCCAAAGTAATATTCACACTGAGCACACTATTTAAAATACCATGGAACCAATCctcacaattaaattttttgaagcacatttcaacaaatattgaCTTCAGAGACGAAGCCGAACAGTTATGATATAATTAACAGTGAAAAATTGCAACAACTTTGCCCCGGTCCACTTAAGTTTAAGTTATGTGTTGTAACCCAACAATATCAGAGACTTTTTGTTCCAACAATTTGTACCAACGATCTTTCTAGTTGGTTATCGATGAGTGTGGGATTAATTATTAaagtagaaaatgaagaaattaaagatgaaaacaattttgatcGCATTTGCTGTAAGTTCATCATTTTCTAGCGTGTCGATCCTGTAAACGAAATATCTTCAAAACTTACtgaattctaataattttggGGTGAATATAACAGGAGAAAATCTTcgactaatgaaaaaatttatggaccaaaataatttctaatactAAACTATTAATGAATAACTTTGAGAAGAAGATTAGTCAAGTATGTT
Encoded proteins:
- the LOC130445726 gene encoding methyltransferase-like protein 22 isoform X2 gives rise to the protein MDDQGYKVSSEIFTEKNYAISKKPTVDNQNVVSKFNFILPEQTLRSSEDLMVSTVTVDADGDLNVPRKKSRTSTAQYIEIEHKSSTILDLVGLQVWRGALLLADWMIYNYKNIPEGSIILELGSGVGFTSIITSMFFPVICTDIDKGNILKVIESNVKRNKHLVRHPVKVLELDFISNEIPRDIMEHLPNIPVIIAADTIYDDSITDAFIKTICRFLQNSSDNTSIFVALEKRYVFTISDCDTTAPCFDYFLESLKKLTDVKYEEVPLTFPKYFEYDRVKELVLWKVTSS